ACGGTGGACGAGGCGCTGCATCAAGCACGCGGCGACAGCGAGGTCTTCATCGCGGGCGGCGCGGACCTCTACGCGCAGACGCAAGCGCTGTGGCACCGGCTCTACCTCACCCGCATCGAGCGGGACTTCCCCGGCGACGCCTTCTTCCCGTCCGTGGACCTGACCGGATGGAGGTTGGTGGAGGAGGAACGGCACCCGGAGGGTGACCTGCCCTTCGGTTTCTTCACCTACGAGCTTCAGGGCTAGCCCTTATTCCTGGCGTTCTCTGGACGACTTATCGTGCGGGTTCCTCTCACCGAAGGAGCGTGCATGCGTCGTCACCTGATTCGTGGACTGGGGCTGTTCGCGGTGCTGGGCCTGGCTGCCTGTGGCGGGCCCATCGAGGAAGGCACGAGCCCGGAGATGGGTGCCCAGGAGCAGGAGCTGCGGCAGTGCCCGGACACCGGCGTCTGTCCCGCCGGCGAGGTCTGCTACTACGGCCCGGGCGGCCCCTGCTATCCGTGCCGGACGTTCCCGCAGTACTGCGAGCTGCCCTGAGTCATCCCCGGGAACACCCCGGGTGTTGACCCGCGAGCCCCCCCGTTTCCCGAGGGGGGTCTCATGAATTGATCTTGATTCGCAGAATTGAACACCCGTGACGTGGTTGGTAGAAGACGGCCGTGAAACACGCCGCCTCCCTCACGTTGTGCCTGCTGCTCGCGCTGTCCTCTTCTGCCCGGGCCGAGGCTCCGGCGACCGACGAGGGGCGCACCTGGCACCGGCTGGTGGGCATCCTCCAGTACCTCCAGGCGGACTATCCGGCGGCGGTGTCGTCGCAGTCGGAGTTCGAGCTGACGGAGCAGAAGAGCTTCGCGGCGGAGGCGCTGGCGGCGGCGAAGGAGCTGGGCCCGGCGGCGGCCACGTTCGTGCCCCGCGTGGAGGCCATCCAGGCGCGCGTCAATGAAGCGAAGGACCCGGAGGGCGTGAGCCGCGACTGCGGGGAGCTGGTGGAGAGCCTGGTGCTCGCCGGGGGCCTGGCGCGCAGTCCTCGCGTGGCGCCGGACCTGGAGCACGGCAAGAAGCTCTTCCAGGCCAACTGCACGGCGTGCCACGGCGCGGAGGGCAAGGCGGACGTGGCCATCGCGGCGAACATGGAGCCGCAGCCGGCGAACTTCCACGACCCGGAGCTGATGGAGGACGGGCTCACGCCGTACAAGGCGTTCAACACCACCAGCTTCGGCGTGCCCGGCACGGCGATGCCGGCCTTCCCCACGCTCACCGAGGACGACCGCTGGTCGCTGGCCTTCTTCGTCTTCACCCTGCGCCAGCCGCCGTGCCAGGGCGAGCCGCCCAACGCGTCGCTGGAGCGGCTGGCCACGTCCACGGACGCGGAGCTGGCGAAGGCGTTCGGCGCGGAGAAGGTGGCGTGCCTGCGCCGGAACATGCCGGACGCGGACGAGGAGAAGGTCCTGCTCAACGCGCGCGCGGCGGTGGGCCACGCGATGCGCATGGGCGCGGAGGGCGACTACGTGGGCGCGAAGAACGCGCTCCTGGACGCGTACCTGAACGGCCTGGAGCCGGTGGAGCCCAAGCTGCGCGGGCGCGACCCGGCGCTCACCCAGAAGCTGGAAGAGGCCTTCATGCAGGCGCGGCTCGCCGCCGAGCGCAAGAGCCCGCACCTGCAGGACGAGGGGCGTGAGCTGCTGTCGCTCCTGGACCAGGCGCGCAAGACCACGGGGAGCACCACGGACGTGCTGTCCGTGGCGTGGCTCACGCTGCTCATCCTCCTGCGTGAAGGCTTCGAGGCGACCATCATCGTCACGGCGCTGCTGGCGGCGCTGAAGAAGATGAAGGCCATGGACCAGGTGCGCGTGGTGCACGCGGGCTGGGTGTCCGCGCTCATCGCGGGCGCCCTCGCGTACATCGTGGGGCGCAAGCTGCTGGCGGGCGCTCAGCGCGAGTGGCTGGAGGGCGTCACCGCGCTGGTGGCGGTGGCCATGCTGCTGTACGCGGCGCTGTGGCTCAACGCGCGCGCGAACGTGAGCCACTTCATGGGCGAGCTGCGCCAGAAGATGCAGGGCGCGCTGGGCCGGGGCAGCACGGTGGGCCTGTTCGTCATCGCGTTCACGTCCGTGCTGCGTGAGAGCTTCGAGACGGCCATCTTCCTCCAGGGCCTGGCGGTGGACTCCGCGGCGGGCGTGGTCTGGGGCGTGGTGGCGGGCGTCGTGGCGCTGGCGGTGCTGGTGCTCTTCGTCAACCGCATGGGCTACCGGCTGCCCATGAAGACGCTCTTCAACCTCTCCACGGTGGTGATGGTTGTGACGGCGGTGATGCTGCTGGGCAAGGGCATCCACTCGCTGCAGGAGGTGGGCGCGCTGCCGCTGGTGCCGGTGCGCTTCATCTACGTGGACATGCTGGGCCTGTATCCGGATGCGCTGTCGCTGGTGCCGCAGGCGCTGCTGGCCGTGGCGCCGCTCGTCTACCGGGCCCTGCGCCGCCGGCCTCGTGAGGAGACGCCCACTTCCGGCGACAGCGCGACGCCGACGCAGCCCTTGCGGTAGCCTTCCGTCCTGGTGAAGCGCACACGGCTGTCCCCACTCCTTGCCTTGCTGCTCGTGCCGGGCCTGGCCTCCGCCCAGGAGGCCCCCGCCGAGCCGGCACAGGCTCCCGCCGGGAGCCTCACGCCCCCACCGTTGGTGGGCGCGCCGGACCAGGACGTGCCTCCGCCTCCGGACGTCACCTCCGGCGACGAGCTCTCCACGCGCACCTCCGTCACCCCGGAGGCGCTTCCTTCCGTGAAGGCCGCGCCCGCCGCGAAGGACCCGGTGCCGCGCGTGGCGGTGGAGGTGCTGGGGGGCACGGCGGGTGGCGTCGTGGGCGCGACGGTGCTGGGCTCGGTGGGGTACCTGCTGGGGTCCGCCACGGTGGGCTGTGACGAGTGCCTGGTGATGGCCGTCGCGGGCGCCGCGGCGGGAGGCATCATCGGCATCCCGGTGGGCACCTACGCGGGCGGCCGGTTCATGGGCGGGCGCGGCCGGGTGGGCGCGACGGTGGCAGGGAGCATGGTGGGCTGGGGCGCGACGTTCCTGGCGCTCACGCTGGTGAACAGCGGAGGCAGCGAAGCGCCGCCGGCCCTCAACGCCGCCCTCTTCATCCTGCCGGTGGTGGGCGCGAGCGCGGGCTTCGAGCTGTCCCACGCCAATGCCCTGCGCAAGGAGGCCGCGATACAGGAGGCCCCAGCAGGCCCGTCCGTACGCCTGATGCCCGTGGCCACCTACAGCTCCAAGGGCCCGCACCTGGGCCTGATGGGCAGCTTCTAGGTCGAACGCGTCAGGAGCAGGACATGACCATCACCATCACCGCCTTTGAACGCTCGCCCGATCGCGGCAGGGGACTGGCGCGGGACATGCGGGTGCGCTGGGCGCTGGAAGAGGTGGGCCAGCCCTACGACGTCCGTCTGGTGTCGTTCGAAGCGATGAAGCAGCCCGCGCACAAGGCGCTGCATCCGTTCGGTCAGATCCCGACCTACGAGGAGGGCGAGCTCGCCCTGTTCGAGTCCGGCGCGATTGTCTTCCACATCGCGGAGCGCCATGCCGGCCTGCTGCCGGAAGATTCGAATGGCCGCGCTCGCTCGATCGCGTGGATGTTCGCGGCGCTCAACACGGTCGAGCCGCCCATCTTCGACCGCAGCCTGGTGACGATTCTCGAGCGCGACCAGCCCTGGTACGAGCATCGCCTGCGCGCGCTGGACGACCTCATCCGGAAACGGCTGGACGACCTCTCCGCGCGCCTCGGCGCTGCCGACTGGCTCGACGGCGCCTTCAGCGCGGCGGACATCCTCATGGTGACGGTCCTGCGCAGAGCGCAGGCGATGGGCATCCTCGAGGCGTATCCGAGCCTCGCCGCCTATATTGCCCGCGCCGAAGCGCGCCCGGCCTACCAGCGTGCGTTCGCCGCGCAACTGGCGGTGTTCAACGCCGTGCCTCCGACCGGGTGACGGCGCGGGCCTACGACTCGGACGGGCCCGAAAGCAGCGGCATCACGTCCACCGCGTCGCACGGGAAGATCGTCATGTGCGGGTGATTCTCGAACAGCTTCGCCGCGGCTTCGTGCGACGGCGCGCGCACGACGACGAAGACGGTCAGCTCGTTCACGGCGTCCGCCACGCCCTCCAGCGACGTCCGCTTGGTTGAGCCGAGCGGGCCGCCCCCGTAGACGATGACGTCCCGGTGCTTCGCGTCCCAGGCCTTCACGGCGGCGACGCCGGCTTCGGCCTTCGCGCGCCGATCCTCTTCGGACATCGCATCCCAGGCCCGCCAGCGCGGACTCGTCTTGTTGCTGAGGAAGACCGCCAGATAGGTGCCGTCCGTGCTCATGCGTGCCCTTCCCTTCGCGCTCAGGCTCCGACGCGGAACCAGGTGAATGATTCCTCGCGCACGCGGCCCTCCGCCACCAGCTTCTCCAGGGACGCCAGGGCGCTGCGCTCCGCCACCGGATGCAAGAGCGGCGGCGTGTCCGCGTAGGCCGTGGCCACCACCTCCGCGAGCGTCGCGCCCGTCGCGGGCACGGCCTCCAGGATGAGGGCCTCGCGCTGGGCGCGGTGGCGCAGGTACTCGTTCAGCTTGCCCGGGCCATCCGGCACCGGCGACCCGTGCGCGGGGTACAGCGTCGTCACGGGCCAGTCGCGCAGCCGCTTCAACTGCGTGAGGTAGTCCACCATGTTGCCTTCCGGCGGGTCGATGACGATGGAGCCCACGCTCGCCACCATGTCCCCCACGATGGCCGCCTTGCTGCGCGAGTCCACCAGGCACAGGTGACCGCGCGCGTGCCCCGGCGTGTGCAGCACGTGCCAGCGCTGCACCATCGGCCCGTCCAGGTTGAGCACCTCGCCGTCCTCCAGCAGCCGCTCCACCGGGAAGTCCAGCCGGTCCGCCGTGCGCGCGTGGCACCAGAGCGGAATGCCCAGCCGCTCCTTCACCGCGAACGCCCCGCCCACGTGGTCGCCGTGATGGTGCGTGAGCACCACCGCCACCGGACGCGCACCCTCCGCCTTCAGGCCCGACACCAGCGACAGGAGCTTCGCGTACTGCTTCACGTCCGACGAGCCGGGGTCCACGATGAGCAGGTCGCCCGTGCCCAGCACGTACGCATTGGTGTGCGTCGCCGGAGGCAGCGTGGGCGTCTCCAGCGCCACCACGCGCACGCCGCGCTGGAACTCGATGCGCTGGGCCACGTAGCCCGGGCAGTACGGCGGCGTGCACAGCTTCGCGCGCGCGTCCGCTTCGTCCGTGAACTCCGACAGCACCTGCAACGCGTGCTGCGCGGGCGGATGCAGCAGCGCCGTGCCGTCACTCCAGCGCGACAGCGCGTCCTCCGGGCGGATCCACGCGCCTTCCGTCAGCTCGCCCGGGATGATGCTCGCCGCCGCGCCCTCCGGCAGCTCCACCAGGTAGAAGCGCGTGTCGAAGCGCACCGGGATGGCCGGCGGCGTCACCCAGCGCCCCGCGGGCTTGAGGTCCTCCGCGCGCAGGGACAGCGAGTGGCGCACCAGCCACTCGCTCCACTTCGCCGTGCCCGCGAGCAGCGCCGCCCGCCCCTCCTCCAGCGTCTCGGGAGACAGCGCGCTCGCGCCTTCCGCCAACAGCACGCCCGCTTCCTCGAACAGCTCGCGAGCCGCCGCGGAGCGCAGCGCGGCCTCTTCTCCCTGGGCGCCCTGCACGGGGACTTCGTGGTCGTCCTTGTCCAGCTTGCCGCCGGGGAAGGCGTAGAAGCCGCCCGCGAAGGCGAGCGCGCGCTCGCGCTTCACCCAGAACACCTCCACGCCGGAGTGCGCGCGGCGGTAGAGGATGACCACCGAGGAGGGCCGTGGCTCCACGGGGGTGTGGGGCGCGAAGAGGCCCATGCCGGGAAGGGGCTCGCTCATGGTTGCACCGTCGTCCTTCAGGGTTGCGTCGTCTGGCCGAGCAGCCGGCCCATCATCTCGCGCGCCCGCTCCGCCTGGTCCGGCCGGACATAGAGCCGCGTCAGTCGCACCGCGCCACTGTAGCGCTGGTAGAGCGGTGTGTAGCGCGCCACCTCCGTCAGCCGCCCCGTGGACACGTCCAGGATGAACAGCCCCGGGTTGCCGCCGCCCCCGGAGGACCCCACGTACTTGCTGAGCGCCCCCTTGGACAGCACCGTGTAGTGCTCGAAGCCGCCGCTGGTGAGCGCGCTGTTGAGCACCTCCAGGTCGTAGCCGGTGTCGCGCTCCGTGAACTGCGCCAGCAGCTTGAAGCCCTGCCGGCGGCTGATGCGCTCCGCCCACCGGTTCTTCGAGCGGCGCAGCGTGTACCAGAGCGCCGCG
This DNA window, taken from Corallococcus coralloides DSM 2259, encodes the following:
- a CDS encoding dihydrofolate reductase, with amino-acid sequence MSPRVSAIVAMAANRVIGQGNTLPWRLPPDLARFKRLTLGHTLVMGRKTYDSIGRPLPGRTTVVLTRQRDWAAPAGVHVAHTVDEALHQARGDSEVFIAGGADLYAQTQALWHRLYLTRIERDFPGDAFFPSVDLTGWRLVEEERHPEGDLPFGFFTYELQG
- a CDS encoding glutathione S-transferase family protein, yielding MTITITAFERSPDRGRGLARDMRVRWALEEVGQPYDVRLVSFEAMKQPAHKALHPFGQIPTYEEGELALFESGAIVFHIAERHAGLLPEDSNGRARSIAWMFAALNTVEPPIFDRSLVTILERDQPWYEHRLRALDDLIRKRLDDLSARLGAADWLDGAFSAADILMVTVLRRAQAMGILEAYPSLAAYIARAEARPAYQRAFAAQLAVFNAVPPTG
- a CDS encoding MBL fold metallo-hydrolase, coding for MSEPLPGMGLFAPHTPVEPRPSSVVILYRRAHSGVEVFWVKRERALAFAGGFYAFPGGKLDKDDHEVPVQGAQGEEAALRSAAARELFEEAGVLLAEGASALSPETLEEGRAALLAGTAKWSEWLVRHSLSLRAEDLKPAGRWVTPPAIPVRFDTRFYLVELPEGAAASIIPGELTEGAWIRPEDALSRWSDGTALLHPPAQHALQVLSEFTDEADARAKLCTPPYCPGYVAQRIEFQRGVRVVALETPTLPPATHTNAYVLGTGDLLIVDPGSSDVKQYAKLLSLVSGLKAEGARPVAVVLTHHHGDHVGGAFAVKERLGIPLWCHARTADRLDFPVERLLEDGEVLNLDGPMVQRWHVLHTPGHARGHLCLVDSRSKAAIVGDMVASVGSIVIDPPEGNMVDYLTQLKRLRDWPVTTLYPAHGSPVPDGPGKLNEYLRHRAQREALILEAVPATGATLAEVVATAYADTPPLLHPVAERSALASLEKLVAEGRVREESFTWFRVGA
- a CDS encoding FTR1 family protein; the protein is MKHAASLTLCLLLALSSSARAEAPATDEGRTWHRLVGILQYLQADYPAAVSSQSEFELTEQKSFAAEALAAAKELGPAAATFVPRVEAIQARVNEAKDPEGVSRDCGELVESLVLAGGLARSPRVAPDLEHGKKLFQANCTACHGAEGKADVAIAANMEPQPANFHDPELMEDGLTPYKAFNTTSFGVPGTAMPAFPTLTEDDRWSLAFFVFTLRQPPCQGEPPNASLERLATSTDAELAKAFGAEKVACLRRNMPDADEEKVLLNARAAVGHAMRMGAEGDYVGAKNALLDAYLNGLEPVEPKLRGRDPALTQKLEEAFMQARLAAERKSPHLQDEGRELLSLLDQARKTTGSTTDVLSVAWLTLLILLREGFEATIIVTALLAALKKMKAMDQVRVVHAGWVSALIAGALAYIVGRKLLAGAQREWLEGVTALVAVAMLLYAALWLNARANVSHFMGELRQKMQGALGRGSTVGLFVIAFTSVLRESFETAIFLQGLAVDSAAGVVWGVVAGVVALAVLVLFVNRMGYRLPMKTLFNLSTVVMVVTAVMLLGKGIHSLQEVGALPLVPVRFIYVDMLGLYPDALSLVPQALLAVAPLVYRALRRRPREETPTSGDSATPTQPLR